One genomic region from Candida albicans SC5314 chromosome 6, complete sequence encodes:
- the DNA2 gene encoding bifunctional ATP-dependent DNA helicase/ssDNA endodeoxyribonuclease (Protein similar to S. cerevisiae Dna2p, which is a DNA replication factor involved in DNA repair; induced under hydroxyurea treatment) — MSGINEDASSTTKRFKDSNEAIKPVKRLKKTTYFPVNNLTNPQTNQSNIQKSPIRPIDINSITTKVNPVQEINRNNTDNLTKVQKQSELNFLQENSDDSFDGIRWKESPEIKGSHKQMEIKNSFGGLPSSPLKNINPESENVDDRTSDVLNRYGSDFENVSKRRTPLMSKTRSDITSSSSNHKKQTNEISQLQRAKSGDVLKVKSISGSITDSFQNTLNNWINKFETDPQDDQNPNSLPDTVEMNKTIPKISTPPNPNTSIQSEDPFSDDDDLIQLLHSKTLPECPQSQPVSNDNTSIKPPMENASDDGESSDDPFTDDDSELMEVLKTQTPSVTSAFTKSFQRGIQNFEKLNIENKYEEQDIEKVSDLIYDRVTTQRFRIVNIIEQYYGPKSEKQLILEVVNSSRDKSKLVVRGEYCELELEKGDVIHVIITDSARPTLVDDMHNLLIWNPDIMLSATTISQQLNCSRKTVILSRYKFPGTSTIPIIVGEIVHFIFQECICTERWDMEFMSQVLDQLLSQYMLAIFGIGKELKDVRDEVVKHFDYLETWFKTYYKQPLSKKNLIDETSEKEQIMFAVEEALDIEEEIGSPIFGIKGKIDATITAKFENKKLKGQYMIPMEIKTGKEYIYHHAQASLYSLLFKDRYDKNIDSYLLVYTKEKVTKKCNIRISELRSLVNLRNRVSNYIKDNLKLPPLVKNSNCDRCEIRSACMTLNHLTENGTKEESGIEEELYEAITRDIFENDSYRKYFQHWDELISKEEDVMGRAVKELWTIPAEDQEFQGKCFSGMTITNSNETESNNFLFSSTHHDKSQDQQFVYTFAKAENPSRFNLAKSQVTINDKVIISDEEGHFALTTGYVKQITKDFVVVSTRRKIITSDYKLKNYNKANNQVFQSVIRSTQQNIRTTTKKRFRIDKDRMFYGLGLARYNVLSLFLPNGASQLRKLVVDLEKPTFTASSWEIPDAETFNPDQIAALKKVFSADDYSLIVGMPGTGKTTVIAQLIKVLVAQRKSVLLTSYTNSAVDNILLKLKDLDIEFLRIGYPQRVHKDIKDYIPEFKDSITTYEQYVNTYMRPKVVATTCLSITDVCFNLRYSFDYCIVDEASQITLPVSLGPLRFAKKFVMVGDHDQLQPLVTHPDKRVKQELSRSLFSLLAKEHPDSVSHLTYQYRMNSDIMNVCNTLIYNNKLKCGSEQVAQNSLKIPHPEVLNSFIGEDVSPDSQWIHKIFDEKNNVLFLDYDAVPAVEENVGEMVINTKEALLIQQIVNALVHGGVKEDEIGVMSFYRAQLSVLKKNLNNLKDLEILTADQYQGRDKECIIISLVRSNERKFAGDLMKEYRRLNVATTRAKTKLIILGSRFTLSTNELTKTFIDYLENEKWYYPLPKSAHKIYKIPEVNGPSPTRSQKSQDSPILNRNPILKNVVQDITR, encoded by the coding sequence ATGCTGGGAATAAACGAAGACGCGTCACTGACAACAAAGCGGTTTAAGGATTCGAACGAAGCCATCAAACCTGTCAAGAGACTTAAAAAAACCACGTATTTCCCAGTTAATAACCTCACTAATCCCCAAActaatcaatcaaatattcaaaagtCCCCGATTCGACCAATTGatataaattcaataaccACAAAGGTCAACCCTGTTCAGGAAATTAACAGAAACAATACTGACAATTTAACAAAGGTACAGAAGCAACTGGAACTAAACTTTCTCCAGGAGAATTCTGATGATAGTTTTGATGGAATTCGCTGGAAGGAAAGCCCTGAAATCAAAGGGAGCCATAAGCAGAtggaaataaaaaactCTTTTGGTGGGTTACCTTCATCGCCATTAAAAAACATTAACCCAGAATCTGAGAATGTGGATGATCGTACATCAGACGTTTTGAACAGATATGGAtctgattttgaaaatgtttcTAAAAGACGAACTCCATTAATGTCAAAGACGCGTTCAGATATCACATCTTCAAGCAGCAATcacaaaaaacaaaccaaCGAAATATCCCAACTTCAACGAGCAAAATCTGGGGATGTACTCAAagtcaaatcaatttcaggGTCTATTACCGACTCCTTTCAAAACACTTTGAATAATTggataaataaatttgaaactgATCCACAAGACGACCAAAATCCAAACCTGTTACCAGACACTGTTGAAATGAATAAAACTATTCCAAAAATCAGTACCCCACCTAACCCAAACACGTCAATTCAATCTGAGGATCCATTCTCTGACGACgatgatttaattcaattgttgcaCTCAAAAACCTTACCAGAGTGCCCACAATCACAGCCTGTCTCCAACGATAACACATCAATAAAACCACCTATGGAAAATGCATCAGATGATGGCGAATCAAGTGACGATCCGTTTACAGATGACGACTCTGAATTAATGGAAGTATTGAAAACGCAGACACCCAGTGTTACATCTGCATTTACCAAATCTTTCCAGCGAGGTATTcaaaactttgaaaaactaaatattgaaaacaaatatgAGGAACAggatattgaaaaagtgCTGGACTTGATTTATGATAGAGTAACAACCCAGAGATTTCGAATTGTGAATATCATCGAACAGTATTATGGTCCCAAGAGcgaaaaacaattaattttagAAGTTGTAAATTCGCTGAGAGATAAATCAAAGTTGGTTGTTCGTGGTGAGTACTGCGAGTTGGAGTTAGAAAAAGGGGACGTGATTCACGTTATAATCACCGATAGTGCTCGTCCAACATTAGTTGATGACATGCATAACCTATTAATTTGGAACCCAGACATTATGCTATCAGCAACGACAATTTCCCAGCAGCTCAACTGCTCGAGAAAAACAGTGATATTGTCTCGATACAAGTTTCCTGGAACACTGACGATACCCATCATTGTTGGGGAAATAgttcattttatttttcaagaatGTATTTGTACTGAAAGGTGGGATATGGAATTCATGAGCCAAGTATTAGATCAGTTATTGCTGCAATACATGTTGGCAATATTCGGGATAGGGAAGGAGTTGAAAGACGTTAGGGACGAAGTTGTTAAacattttgattatttggaGACATGGTTTAAGACATACTACAAACAACCACTCagcaagaaaaatttaattgacGAGACATCTGAAAAAGAACAGATCATGTTTGCTGTGGAAGAAGCTTTGgatattgaagaagaaatcgGATCACCAATATTTGGCATCAAAGGGAAAATTGATGCAACTATAACAGcgaaatttgaaaacaaaaagttgaaagGTCAATATATGATACCGATGGAAATCAAAACCGGTAAGGAGTATATTTACCATCATGCACAAGCGTCATTGTACTCATTGTTGTTTAAGGATAGATATGATAAGAACATAGATTCATATTTGCTTGTGTATACAAAGGAAAAGGTTACGAAAAAGTGCAATATCAGAATTTCCGAGTTGCGTTCATTGGTGAATTTGAGAAACAGAGTATCTAATTATATAAAAGACAATTTGAAGCTACCTCCTTTGGTAAAGAATTCCAACTGTGATAGATGCGAAATTAGAAGTGCTTGTATGACCTTAAACCACTTGACAGAAAATGGCACCAAAGAAGAATCTGGTATTGAGGAAGAGTTGTACGAAGCTATAACTAGagatatttttgaaaacgATTCATACCGTAAGTACTTCCAACACTGGGATGAACTTATTtctaaagaagaagacgtTATGGGTAGAGCAGTCAAAGAGTTATGGACAATCCCAGCAGAGGACCAAGAGTTTCAAGGCAAATGCTTTTCTGGTATGACGATCACAAATTCGAATGAGACGGAATCGAACAATTTCTTATTCTCATCAACACATCATGACAAATCCCAGGATCAGCAATTCGTGTACACGTTTGCCAAGGCAGAAAACCCTTCCCGGTTCAATTTAGCAAAATCACAGGTTACTATCAACGATAAAGTTATTATAAGTGACGAAGAAGGCCATTTTGCTTTAACAACAGGATACGTCAAGCAGATAACTAAAGATTTTGTAGTGGTTTCCACTAGACGGAAAATCATCACATCTGattacaaattgaaaaactaTAATAAGGCAAACAACCAAGTATTCCAAAGTGTCATCCGATCTACTCAACAGAATATAAGAACTACGACCAAGAAAAGATTCCGTATTGATAAGGATAGGATGTTTTATGGTTTGGGGTTAGCTAGATATAACGTCCTAAGTTTATTCTTACCTAATGGAGCTTCACAGTTGAGGAAATTAGTGGTTGATCTTGAAAAGCCTACTTTTACCGCATCTTCTTGGGAGATTCCTGATGCGGAAACGTTCAACCCTGATCAAATTGCGGCGTTGAAAAAAGTATTTAGTGCTGATGATTATTCTTTGATAGTGGGGATGCCCGGTACAGGTAAAACCACTGTGATTGCTCAACTCATAAAAGTGCTTGTGGCACAGAGGAAATCGGTATTGCTTACTTCCTACACAAATTCTGCCGTTGATAATATATTACTTAAACTCAAAGACTTggatattgaatttttaagAATTGGCTACCCCCAAAGAGTTCATAAAGACATTAAAGACTACATTCCTGAATTCAAAGACTCAATCACTACATATGAACAATATGTCAATACCTATATGCGCCCAAAGGTTGTTGCAACCACTTGCTTAAGCATCACAGAcgtttgtttcaatttgagATATTCTTTTGATTATTGCATCGTCGATGAAGCTTCGCAAATCACCTTACCAGTGAGTTTGGGTCCTTTAAGGTTTGCTAAAAAATTTGTCATGGTGGGTGATCACGATCAGTTGCAACCTTTAGTTACCCATCCCGACAAAAGAGttaaacaagaattatCTCGATCACTTTTCAGTTTGTTGGCTAAAGAGCATCCAGATTCTGTGAGTCACTTGACATATCAATACAGAATGAATAGTGATATTATGAATGTTTGCAATACTTTGatttacaacaataaattaaaatgCGGGTCAGAACAAGTTGCCCAAAACTCTTTAAAGATACCCCACCCAGAAGTTTTAAATAGCTTTATTGGTGAAGATGTTTCGCCGGACCTGCAATGGATCcacaaaatatttgatgaGAAAAACAACGTGCTATTTTTGGACTATGATGCGGTACCTgctgttgaagaaaatgtgGGTGAAATGGTAATTAATACTAAGGAAGCGCttttaattcaacaaatcgTCAACGCATTGGTTCACGGCGGAGTTAAAGAAGACGAGATTGGGGTTATGTCGTTTTACCGTGCTCAGTTATcagtattgaaaaagaatctTAACAACTTGAAGGATTTGGAAATACTCACAGCTGATCAATACCAAGGAAGAGACAAAGAATGTATTATCATATCTTTAGTTCGGTCAAATGAACGGAAGTTTGCTGGTGATTTAATGAAGGAGTATCGTAGATTAAACGTTGCTACAACGAGAGCTAAAACTAAGCTAATAATCCTTGGGTCAAGATTCACATTATCCACCAACGAGCTAACAAAGACGTTTATTGACTATTTGGAAAACGAAAAGTGGTATTATCCTCTTCCAAAATCGGCACACAAGATTTACAAGATTCCAGAAGTGAATGGGCCATCACCAACTAGATCACAAAAAAGCCAAGATTCGCCAATATTGAATAGAAACCCTATACTTAAGAATGTGGTTCAAGACATTACTAGATAA
- the GNP1 gene encoding amino acid transporter (Similar to asparagine and glutamine permease; fluconazole, caspofungin induced; regulated by Nrg1, Mig1, Tup1, Gcn2, Gcn4, and alkaline regulated by Rim101; repressed during chlamydospore formation; rat catheter, flow model biofilm induced) — MFKKEDQAVSKEVRPEELGSFTGSEEKYSSNEFLNTESKTGFQNFIDSFRRKQATEDESAGQQLAKGISKRHLILMSLVTGIGTGLLVGTGQVLRKSGPLFLVVGYAIAGSFVYPTLQAAGEMAVNYSELSGGYNSYTRMFVEDSINFAISWNYCIQWLSVISIELVTAAITIEYWISETRVNPDAWVAIFYVVIVVIHFIGSKAYGEFEFIIGSIKVCLLVGFIIMGIVVDTGGGPTGEFIGGRYWRDPGPTKNGFKGFCSVFVTAAFSYGQSEFVALSAAEQPNPRKAIPTACRLIFWRIIVLFLGSLTIVGLLVPSNSDHLMSEGGGSNTSPFVLSAALHGVKAVPSIINAVILMSVTSVASSSLYSASRTLQSLAEQGFAPTWFNYIDRAGRPTRALLVSAIIGLFAFIAAYKKQVTVFNWLLAISGLSQVFTWSGICLSHVRFRQALKYNNISTDALGYKASTGVWGSYYALVWYALVLISQFWIALFPIGASKPDANNFFQSYLGAIVLVVFYIGHKLYTRKWRLLIPISEIDINNERTIFDEEILNLERQEEQDKWDRAPWHKKIMIFAFSH, encoded by the coding sequence ATGTTTAAAAAGGAAGACCAGGCTGTTTCCAAAGAGGTTCGGCCAGAGGAGTTGGGAAGCTTTACCGGCTCCgaagaaaaatattctAGCAATGAATTTCTAAATACCGAAAGTAAAACTGGGTTCCAGAACTTTATTGATTCTTTCAGAAGAAAACAAGCTACTGAAGATGAAAGTGCAGGACAGCAATTGGCAAAAGGTATTAGTAAGCgtcatttgattttaatgtCTTTGGTTACTGGTATAGGTACTGGTCTTTTGGTTGGTACCGGTCAGGTTTTGCGTAAGTCAGGGCCAttgtttcttgttgttggttaTGCTATTGCCGGGTCGTTTGTGTACCCTACATTGCAAGCTGCTGGTGAAATGGCCGTTAATTATTCTGAATTGTCGGGTGGTTATAATTCATATACAAGAATGTTTGTTGAGGATAGTATTAATTTTGCCATTTCATGGAATTATTGTATCCAATGGTTGAGTGTTATTAGTATTGAGCTTGTTACCGCTGCCATCACCATTGAATATTGGATCAGTGAAACGCGAGTGAACCCCGATGCATGGGTTGCTATTTTCTATGTCgtcattgttgttattcATTTTATCGGTTCCAAGGCCTATGGTGAATTTGAGTTTATCATTGGACTGATTAAAGTTTGTTTACTTGTTGGTTTCATTATCATGggtattgttgttgatactGGTGGTGGTCCAACTGGTGAATTTATTGGTGGTAGATATTGGAGAGACCCAGGTCCAACTAAGAATGGGTTCAAGGGGTTCTGTTCAGTTTTCGTCACTGCAGCATTTTCATATGGTCAGTCTGAGTTTGTTGCTTTATCTGCTGCTGAACAACCAAACCCACGCAAGGCCATTCCAACTGCATGCAGACTTATCTTCTGGCGTATCATTGTCTTGTTCCTTGGGTCCCTTACCATTGTTGGTTTGCTTGTGCCATCGAACTCGGACCATTTGATGAGTGAAGGTGGTGGCTCAAACACCTCTCCATTTGTTCTTTCGGCTGCCCTTCATGGTGTTAAAGCAGTTCCTTCCATTATCAATGCCGTTATTCTTATGTCTGTTACATCGGTTGCTTCTTCGTCTTTGTATTCTGCTTCAAGAACTTTGCAATCATTGGCCGAACAAGGGTTTGCACCAACTTGGTTCAATTATATTGACAGAGCCGGTAGACCAACGAGAGCATTATTGGTTTCAGCTATCATTGGTTTGTTTGCATTTATTGCTGCATACAAAAAGCAAGTTACTGTCTTTAATTGGCTTTTGGCTATTTCTGGGTTGTCACAAGTGTTTACCTGGAGTGGTATCTGTCTTTCTCATGTTAGATTTAGACAAGCATTGAAGTATAATAACATCTCGACTGATGCATTGGGTTACAAGGCTAGTACCGGTGTTTGGGGCTCCTACTATGCCTTGGTTTGGTATGCTTTGGTTTTAATCTCTCAATTCTGGATTGCATTGTTTCCAATTGGTGCTTCCAAACCAGATGCTAATAACTTTTTCCAAAGTTACCTTGGTGCTATTGTTTTGGTTGTGTTTTACATTGGACACAAATTGTACACTCGTAAATGGAGATTGTTGATCCCAATAAGCGAAATCGATATCAATAACGAAAGAACTAtttttgatgaagaaattttgaaCCTAGAAAGACAAGAGGAACAAGACAAATGGGACAGAGCTCCATGgcataaaaaaataatgatatttgCTTTTAGTCATTGA
- a CDS encoding metalloendopeptidase (Ortholog(s) have metalloendopeptidase activity, role in cellular iron ion homeostasis, protein processing involved in protein targeting to mitochondrion, protein stabilization and mitochondrial matrix localization) — translation MKAGIPLSRCTQRIPLLVARQVSRNITTTTTKFSLAPEYNHIRKVFDSQKYFNHFTKQGSHATLFSSPQTGLFHNEYLTTPQGLVDFSQQSLSQAKQLVSEMLSQVNTVDGKLKFIKKLDQLSDILCRVIDVAEFIRVVHPSVKWINAAQQTHEMMFEFMNQLNTNVELYSSLRDILNNPLITEQLTPEEIKVGEYLRQDFERSGIHMDPQTRENFVTITQEISLLGSQFGNQINGLKSYWCPVTVAEWESIEDPQLKKEIKNYQSKYDGIRQSETIQIPLVANIPYTILTNCSSDTLRKKVWVALHNSPDEQIETLNRFISYRALLSKMLNYKSFADYQLEHKMAKTPENVITFLFNLQKSLIKKGVVEELSQLSEIKHNGSGSASVNDIVNDIKPWDRDYLLARLQQRMQSEVSAGNVKEYFSVGTVIAGLNELFTRLYDISFVPMAALKGETWDSHQVRKIKVVDNAANKTLGFLYLDFWSTKVLPSHFTIVCSRRLNTSIGSETIEGMEKLVQLDEDYQLPVVSLVCNFASSGNFSFGRFAGVENEKPTLLTLDQVDTIFHEMGHAMHSMIGRTELHNLSGTRCSTDFVELPSVLMESFSKDPRVICQIGRHFDTDEKLPESLLGQAHEHRIMLDACETFMQSKMAMLDQKLHNEEMVNLLAKGLYEVDSTKVYHSVEKELKVFADEWSTWHGKFPHLFSYGAVYYSYLLDRAIADKIWQGLFAKDPWNGEAGKKYKESVLKWGGTRDPWECLADALGNDELKQGDSRAMEIIGQNSNL, via the coding sequence ATGAAAGCGGGTATACCACTACTGCGATGTACTCAAAGAATACCTTTGTTGGTGGCACGCCAGGTCTCCAGAAACatcacaaccacaacaacaaagttCTCACTAGCTCCAGAATATAATCATATCAGAAAAGTGTTTGATAGTCAAAAGTATTTTAATCATTTCACTAAACAGGGTTCTCATGCAACTTTATTCAGCTCTCCACAAACAGGGTTATTTCATAATGAGTATTTGACTACTCCACAGGGATTAGTTGATTTTTCCCAGCAATCGCTTAGCCAAGCAAAACAGTTGGTTAGCGAGATGCTTTCACAAGTCAACACTGTTGACGGGAAACttaaatttatcaagaaaCTAGATCAGTTGTCCGATATTTTGTGTCGAGTAATTGATGTGGCCGAGTTTATACGTGTTGTTCACCCAAGTGTCAAATGGATAAATGCGGCTCAGCAAACACACGAAATGATGTTTGAATTTATGAATCAGTTAAACACCAACGTTGAACTATATTCAAGTCTCCGTGATATTTTGAACAACCCTTTGATAACCGAGCAGTTAACACCAGAAGAAATAAAGGTCGGTGAATACTTGAGACAGGATTTTGAACGATCCGGTATACATATGGATCCACAAACAAGAGAAAACTTTGTTACTATAACGCAAGAAATATCGTTGTTGGGATCTCAATTTGGAAACCAGATAAATGGGCTAAAATCATACTGGTGTCCGGTGACAGTTGCCGAGTGGGAAAGCATTGAAGACCCCCagttaaagaaagaaatcaaGAACTATCAGTCAAAATATGATGGTATTAGACAATCAGAGACAATTCAGATTCCTCTCGTTGCAAACATTCCTTATACAATTTTGACAAACTGTAGTTCTGACACGTTGCGTAAAAAAGTATGGGTCGCTTTGCACAATTCACCTGACGAACAGATTGAAACATTGAATAGATTTATTTCCTACAGAGCCTTATTGTCAAAAATGTTAAACTACAAGTCGTTTGCAGACTACCAATTAGAGCACAAGATGGCGAAAACTCCTGAGAATGTTATTACGTTTTTATTCAACCTACAAAAGtcattaatcaaaaaagGTGTGGTGGAAGAGTTGAGCCAGTTGTCAGAAATCAAACACAACGGTAGCGGCTCAGCAAGTGTCAACGATATTGTTAATGACATTAAACCTTGGGATAGAGATTACTTATTGGCAAGACTCCAACAGAGAATGCAATCCGAAGTGTCAGCTGGTAATGttaaagaatatttttcGGTAGGAACCGTCATTGCTGGGTTGAATGAGTTGTTTACTAGATTGTACgatatttcttttgtgCCAATGGCCGCATTGAAAGGTGAGACGTGGGATTCGCATCAAGTGCGCAAAATtaaagttgttgataatgcTGCAAACAAGACTTTAGGGTTTCTTTATTTGGATTTCTGGTCGACCAAGGTTTTGCCATCTCATTTCACAATTGTGTGTCTGAGAAGATTGAACACAAGTATAGGTAGTGAAACAATTGAGGGTATGGAAAAGCTTGTCCAGTTGGATGAAGATTATCAGTTGCCAGTTGTTTCACTTGTGTGCAATTTTGCCAGTTCAGGAAACTTTCTGTTTGGGAGATTTGCTGGTGTTGAGAATGAAAAGCCAACATTGTTGACCTTAGATCAGGTTGATACGATTTTCCATGAAATGGGACACGCCATGCACTCTATGATTGGGAGAACGGAGTTGCATAATTTATCGGGCACTCGTTGCTCCACTGATTTTGTGGAGTTGCCTTCTGTGTTGATGGAGTCTTTTAGTAAAGATCCAAGAGTTATATGCCAAATTGGCCGTCATTTCGATACCGATGAGAAGTTACCTGAAAGTCTCCTTGGACAAGCACACGAGCATAGAATCATGTTAGATGCATGTGAAACATTCATGCAATCCAAAATGGCCATGTTGGATCAAAAATTGCATAATGAAGAGATGGTCAATTTACTAGCCAAGGGGTTATATGAAGTTGATTCTACCAAGGTGTATCATCtggttgaaaaagaattaaaagtCTTTGCAGACGAATGGTCTACATGGCACGGAAAGTTTCCTCATTTATTTTCGTATGGAGCAGTGTATTACTCTTATCTTTTGGATAGAGCAATTGCCGACAAGATTTGGCAGGGGCTATTTGCCAAAGATCCGTGGAATGGAGAAGCTGGTAAGAAATATAAGGAAAGTGTTTTAAAATGGGGTGGTACTAGAGATCCATGGGAATGTCTTGCTGATGCATTAGGAAATGACGAATTAAAGCAAGGTGACTCACGAGCCATGGAAATTATTGGTCAGAATAGCAATTTATAG